Proteins from one Salvelinus sp. IW2-2015 linkage group LG32, ASM291031v2, whole genome shotgun sequence genomic window:
- the LOC111956310 gene encoding uncharacterized protein yields MLKSVSRKRSKDQACQLTGKASETMNANVDAISLTPKLQCTAKDQIIKVLEQVNTKIINMIRQDSPNRTISPKASQTAINAVSNILGAMGTSLKASNTPFVPNVAGLQPDLDDVASYSTEAFEGYPGIWMSSLKIKYIASGLMDTVCDDLLDEDGFLRRSAGAISSQEDLDLQKVITSKPASPVNCMPVKGCLSMSYLDALKNPEDIENATHLSRSIDSLSVIGVPTSTSKEVSYGTELKLTQLQKDVSASSSLYAMSNCRSSLEFPSSRSDIPIDKEAQRISSTDEEDSLSKSLLTSSKSVFNVSGLVPTPPEGKPKVRLPRRPVLRLRKVPEEPPKKMHIYTVCRDAFHFPTETMRLTSPSSFEGEFSTPXSQRPRAVDSSDKESIFNIDSSKRLVAEIMLSVREDXVEAKQXELAAHLAALSSDNEMLSTLAQSGTPRADS; encoded by the exons ATGTTGAAAAGTGTATCCAGAAAACGCAGTAAAGACCAGGCCTGTCAGCTGACCGGGAAAGCCAGTGAGACCATGAATGCCAACGTAGATGCCATTTCACTTACCCCCAAACTACAGTGTACTGCCAAAGACCAAATCATCAAAGTTCTGGAGCAGGTCAACACTAAAATAATCAATATGATTAGACAAGATTCTCCCAACAGGACGATTTCCCCCAAGGCAAGCCAGACTGCCATCAATGCTGTCAGCAACATTTTGGGTGCTATGGGAACCTCTCTCAAGGCAAGCAACACACCATTTGTTCCTAATGTGGCTGGACTCCAGCCTGACCTAGATGATGTAGCATCTTACTCAACTGAAGCTTTTGAGGGATATCCAGGGATCTGGATGTCATCCCTGAAGATAAAATATATTGCCTCAGGCCTCATGGACACTGTCTGTGATGACCTACTGGATGAGGATGGTTTCCTCAGACGGAGCGCMGGTGCAATATCCTCACAGGAAGACCTTGATCTTCAGAAGGTAATTACTTCAAAACCAGCATCCCCAGTCAATTGCATGCCCGTCAAAGGATGCCTGTCAATGTCCTACCTTGATGCTTTGAAGAATCCTGAAGACATTGAAAATGCTACTCACCTCAGTAGAAGCATTGACTCTCTCTCCGTAATTGGTGTGCCCACTTCAACCTCAAAGGAAGTTTCATACGGCACAGAATTGAAACTGACACAGTTGCAAAAGGATGTCTCTGCATCATCCTCACTTTATGCCATGAGCAACTGTCGGAGCTCATTGGAGTTTCCCTCCAGTCGATCTGATATCCCTATTGACAAAGAGGCCCAAAGGATTTCCTCCACAGACGAAGAAGACAGTCTGTCCAAATCCCTCCTGACCTCTTCCAAATCAGTCTTCAATGTCTCTGGCCTCGTCCCTACTCCTCCAGAGGGAAAGCCAAAGGTGAGGCTGCCACGGCGCCCAGTGCTTCGCCTTAGGAAGGTTCCAGAGGAGCCCCCCAAAAAGATGCACATTTACACAGTTTGCAGGGATGCTTTTCATTTCCCAACTGAGACAATGCGATTGACCAGTCCATCATCATTCGAGGGAGAATTCTCAACTCCAGWGTCCCAGAGGCCAAG AGCGGTGGACAGCTCAGACAAGGAGTCTATCTTTAATATAGACTCATCCAAAAGACTCGTCGCAGAGATAATGCTGTCTGTTCGGGAGGACYTTGTTGAGGCAAAGCAGAGKGAGTTGGCCGCACATCTGGCTGCGCTGTCGTCTGACAATGAGATGCTCAGCACTTTGGCTCAGAGTGGGACACCCCGCGCCGATTCATGA
- the LOC139023486 gene encoding uncharacterized protein, producing the protein MVFSSDTSEVAENNSKTSSSEASAAASTSSQETDTTTTVECKEERVENGNTSETDNVLSVPSVNTEEVVSKPILLHKVKKENGATRSASLPNLYGLVVDAVMDHFSTEPFKDNLAQSVKNEVRRTLSMPECGLLNLQIDNYFESKMLEDMLKEVSRQCGGTSSSTVAEEATDDEEIYRLESAAAQLIQKVFQEVKTNFVVKIKKGSPKRCLSPEVSRTAINAVSSLLGDMETTVMASVPCSCTTSRADMEGMLSEATGEHPAKSMASAKV; encoded by the exons ATGGTGTTTTCATCTGACACTTCAGAGGTTGCAGAAAACAACAGTAAGACAAGCAGCTCAGAGGCCTCCGCAGCTGCATCAACCTCGTCCCAGGAGACGGATACCACAACCACTGTAGAATGCAAAGAAGAAAGAGTAGAGAATGGTAACACCAGTGAAACAGACAACGTCCTTTCTGTCCCCTCAGTCAATACTGAAGAAGTTGTTTCAAAGCCTATTCTCTTGCACAAGGTGAAGAAAGAAAATGGAGCCACCAGAAGCGCTTCTCTTCCCAACCTGTATGGACTTGTTGTGGATGCAGTTATGGACCACTTCAGCACAGAACCCTTCAAAGACAATCTGGCCCAATCAGTGAAGAATGAGGTGAGACGCACCCTTTCTATGCCTGAATGTGGATTGTTGAACCTTCAAATTGATAATTACTTTGAGAGCAAAATGCTAGAGGATATGCTGAAGGAAGTATCCCGACAGTGCGGAGGAACAAGCTCTAGCACCGTGGCTGAAGAGGCTACAGATGACGAAGAGATCTACAGACTAGAATCTGCTGCAGCACAACTGATACAGAAAGTTTTCCAGGAGGTCAAGACAAATTTTGTTGTCAAGATCAAGAAGGGTTCTCCCAAGAGATGTCTATCCCCAGAA GTAAGCCGGACAGCCATCAATGCTGTGAGCAGTCTTCTGGGTGACATGGAGACAACTGTGATGGCCAGTGTTCCATGTTCTTGTACTACTTCCAGAGCAGATATGGAAGGAATGCTCTCTGAGGCAACAGGCGAGCACCCAGCGAAATCAATGGCCTCTGCAAAAGTTTGA
- the LOC111956318 gene encoding DNA ligase 1-like, which produces MRPTYNSLHDPNLNEYYHQKEMHEKLKKRNFITKEDNVVCSLKEYNTYKHYLDTVKTDHHKTHSKKLKEQILRMVQLQEEGHIPKDVTLEDMIEYLHLQSTIGSRDRGQKYGLQTALYDQEREFKEDWVSKERSRLKLIEKDVRHDLNKAKYMKEAKEKRIKKKMCIMEQKQAIQLRIMEEELKNLQEFERLREASIKPNKLLEEIFEKPASAQPALKPAHSKTVKKTVSLSGKSKEKPAMLQRRPSLAPLQRRPCLDGLAPLKGFQEPVFRIFKAIKGQSIPDRAQLKSVILDHLGSKLVRKQLAESIRDEVKLTIPGSTPAAH; this is translated from the exons ATGAGGCCGACGTACAACAGTTTGCATGACCCAAACCTCAATGAATACTACCATCAGAAGGAAATGCATGAGAAGTTAAAGAAGCGAAACTTCATCACTAAAGAGGACAAC gTTGTATGCTCATTAAAGGAGTATAACACATACAAACATTACCTGGATACGGTCAAGACTGACCATCATAAAACGCACAGCAAAAAGCTG AAGGAACAGATACTGAGAATGGTTCAGTTGCAAGAGGAAGGCCATATACCTAAGGACGTTACCCTGGAAGATATGATAGAGTACTTGCATCTTCAGTCAACCATTGGTTCCAG GGACAGGGGACAGAAATATGGCCTGCAAACTGCGTTGTATGACCAAGAGAGAGAGTTTAAAGAGGATTGGGTTTCTAAGGAGCGATCCAGGCTGAAACTCATTGAAAAGGATGTGAGGCACGATTTGAACAAGGCCAAGTATATGAAAGAGGCCAAAGAAAAGCGCATCAAAAAG aaaatgtgCATTATGGAACAAAAACAGGCTATTCAGTTGAGGATAATGGAAGAGGAATTGAAAAACCTCCAGGAGTTTGAGAGGTTGAGAGAGGCCTCTATCAAACCAAATAAGCTGCTGGAAGAAATATTTGAAAAACCAG CATCTGCTCAGCCTGCTCTCAAACCTGCTCACTCCAAAACTGTAAAGAAAACAGTTTCTCTGTCAG GGAAATCTAAGGAAAAGCCAGCCATGCTACAGAGGAGACCAAGCCTTGCACCACTCCAGAGGAGACCATGCCTGGATGGTCTGGCACCGCTGAAGGGTTTCCAAGAACCTGTTTTTAGGATCTTCAAAGCCATCAAGGGACAAAGCATCCCAGACAGAGCTCAGCTGAAATCTGTCATCCTCGACCACTTAGGCTCCAAGCTTGTCAGGAAGCAGCTGGCGGAGTCAATCAGGGATGAGGTCAAACTGACGATTCCAGGGTCTACACCAGCGGCACACTAA